The genomic DNA CCCCGCCGGCTTTCGATCCCAATTCGCTGACGTTAATGGCGTGCGCATTCACTACGTGATCGGCGGGAAAGGATCGCCGATTCTGCTCATCCATGGGTGGCCGGAGGATTGGCACGAGTGGCGTAAAATGATGCCTCTCCTTGCAACGAAGCACACCGTTATTGCCGTCGACCTACGCGGATTCGGAGAATCACAAATTGCATCAACGGGATATGACCGCAAGACGCTTGCCGAAGATCTTTTCCAGTTGATGACGAGGCTTGACTATTTGCGAGCAACTGTAGTCGGCCATGATTGGGGTGGTCCCGTAGCCTATGCCTACGCCGCTATCCACCGCGATGCTGTTGACAAACTTATAGTCGCGGAGGGTGCTCCCGACGGCCCCTGGACCACGAAACAGTTCGCTCCCCTTCTTCACAACCCATTGTGGTTCTTTGGTTTCTTTGAGATCCCCGACTTTGCTGAGAAAGTTCTCGCGGGACACGAGAAAGAATTCTTAGATTGGTTCTACCGCAATAGAGGATTCCACATCGTTCCTGGCAGCTTCTCAGAAGCAGTCATCACCTATTACGAAAACAGCTACGCACGGCCCGGCCGGCTGGCGACAAGTCTTCAACTCTATCGGACGATTGACCGCGATATCGCTGACAACACCGAATTGTCGCGAACGCCGCTAACTATTCCAGTTTTAGCCATTGGAGCCAAGTATGGACTGGGATCTATGGTGGCGGAAAGCATGCGACAAGTGGCGCGCTCGGTAACGCCGGTTTTGATGGAGAATACGGGTCACTTCATCCCCGACGAACGGCCCGAAGCTCTCTCCCACATTATTGAAGCGTTCTTGGGTAGCAGCACCGCGCCCGAGGATTGGTCGCCGAATTAATCGGAGCGACATCAACTGGCCAAAACGGTCCCTGCAGGCAAGCCCCGGTCTTAACAACGCTGAAACATTTAAATGCGCCAGCGTTTCGTCGAGAACCGCAGATCGCCCGCTCTCCGCAATGGCTTCGAACGGTCTCTTAGGGTGCTTCAGCGCCTTGCGCCGTTCCCAGCACTTGTTGGCGGAGCCAGAGATTGGCCGGGTCGTGGTGATGCCGCGCGTACCAGGCCATATGCATGGCGAAACCCGGAACAAGAAACGGTAGCTCAAAGCATTCACAGTCATCGTCGAGAGTGCGGACGAACCGGGTCGGCATTGTGCAGACATAATCCGTGGTGCGAAGCACGGGCGGCACTAGGGTAAAACTGGGCATAGATAAGACGACACGCCGGCTGCGATCGGTTTCAGCCAGAACTTTATCGACTCTCCCCTCGAACCCGCCTCCATCCAGGGAAACTAGAATATGATCCAACGCACAGTAGGCATCGAGGTCCGGCCGCCGATTACCTCGAGGATGGAATTTGCGCTGCACCATCGAATAGGTTTCGTCGTAAAGGCGACGGCTTTTCAACATCGATGGAACCATGCTCGGAGGTGCGATGAGGAGATCGATGTCGTCTCGGTCGACCTGTTCCGTCGATCCGGTGCTATCAAGCAGGCGAAAGGCCAGCCGAATCCCTGAGCCAGCCTCGGTTTGTAGTCGCCGCAACAGCGGCAAGCCGATTACCACGACGCCATTGTCTGTGGTTGCGATCCGAAAATCGCGGATATCATTTAACGCGTCGAAGCGAGGCCGACGCCGGACCAAAACCTCCAGGTCCTTAAGGGCGGTGTGGAGAGGCTCGACTAGTTCGAGCGCCAGAGCTGTCGGATCCATTCCGCGTCCGTTATCTGCAGGGATAAGAAGCGGATCCTCGAATGCTTGTCGGAGCCGGCTGAGTTGGGCGGATAGCGCGGGCTGGCTCAAGTTAAGCCGTGCGGCCGCATGTGTGACATTTCGCTCTTTCAGCAATACGTCGAGCGATACGAGGAGGTTGAGGTCGATTCCCTTGATATCCATCGTACTTATATGTTGAGGCGCCATAAATCAGTTTCGAATATGCCATAGCGTATTCGATTCTCAAGTGTGCGCGATGGACAGTGCCAGCCGGGCCGAAACTACTTCGGGCTGAGAACGTGCTGTCAGCCATCGACGTGGATAACATCAAGGGTGGCAATGCGCGCGGCTTGTCCAAGAGATGTGTGAGGCTGATTTCGGCAACTCGGCGATCAAGGTGATCGCCAGATGCCTGATCCCTTGAAGGAATGGCACGGGCAGCAGGGCTCGAACCTACGACCTGCGGTTTTGGAGACCGCCGCTCTACCAACTGAGCTATGCCCGTATACGGGCGCTGCTATTTCACAAAGCCGATGAGAACTCAAGTGCCCTTTTGAGGCGTGTCGACCGGAAGTGGCGGTCGCGGCCATCCAAGCCACAAGGCCCAGGTGCAAATCACGAGTTCAAGCCCAAAAGTCCAATGCAGAACGAAGCTCAGCACCCAGTTCCCATAGCTGGCCGGAATCGCCACGAGCTCAAAGGGATGACGACTGAATGGCGCCAGCCACATGATCGGCGACGCCACCGTGTCGAGCGCCATATGCAACATGGCTCCGGCAAAGAAGGCGGCGATCGATGGCAGATGCGGTAAACCGAGCAACCGACCGACTGAGAGGCTTGCCGATCCAATCACCACCCAGAACAACGGCCAGTGTGTGATATAGGCGTGATGGTGGGTGCGACCGCCATCGATCAGGTGGAAATAGAGCATGTCGATGTCCGGGACGACGCTGCCGAGCATTGCGGCAGTCACGATGCCTGGCACCTCCCGCCACCGTCTTCGCGCAAGTCTTCCCAGAATATAGCCCGACGGGAGATGGGCGATCAGCATGCAAGGTCGTCTCACATTGATGCAACGACCGTGCCGTCACTTTGCGGCGTCATCTTTTCGGATTTTTGCAGAAACCCAGCATCTTCTGGCTACGATTTCCCGACCGGCGGCTTGTAAGGCCCGCCCGGCACGCCCCAGCCCCAGGCGGGCATCGGTTCGGTCTCCGGGTCGCAGGTCTCGCCGAGATTGGAATTCATCTTGGCCAGCCGCGATCCCCATTCGACATAGCCCATGAAGGCGGAACGGAATTCCGGATCGTCGGGCAGGCCGACCTCGTCCGCCGCGTCGGCAAGGAGGTTGATCCAGCGCCGCCGCTGTTCCTCCGTCAGGTGCTTGCCGAGATGGTGCATGACCATCTCGCGGTGGCCGCCATGCTTTTCGCTGTATGTCTTCGGTCCGCCAAAAACCTCGCCGATGAAGGCCGCGACATGCGCCGGATGATCCGGCGACATGTGCTTGAACACCGGGCCGACGATCGGGTCTCGCCCGACCTTGTCGTAGAAGGTCCGCGTCAGCCGGTTGAGCGCCTCCGCGCCACCGGCCCATTCGAACAAAGTCGGGACATCCTCGCGCATTGCCGATCCTCGTTCCGGAAGGGCCCCGACGATAGCGGCAAGGCCGTCCATGGCTCAACCTGCCTCAATGGCCAGTTGGCGCGCCGCGCTACAGTTTTGCCGGCGCCTCCGCCTCGGCATTGGCGGACGGCAGAATCCGACAGTTGTCGGGCTTCGGCGACGATTTGCAGATGGTGGCGCCCGTCAGCGCATCCACCGACTGGCGCCCGGTCGTCAATCCGAACTTCGCCAATTCGTCCTGACTGAGCTCCCTGTGCTTCGCATATTGTGCCGACTGCATCGCGGCGAACAGGCCCGAGCCGATCGCCATCTCCTCGAGATAGGCTCTAACCTTTTCTTCCATGCCCATGGAGTGAATGAGGAAATGCGCATCGGCGCCAACCAGGCGCTTGGAGCCACCGGCGGTCATCACCGCGCAGGCCGCGTCGCATTCGGCGCCGGCGTCAATGGTGAGGCCGGTATGGAGACCATCCTTGGCGCCGCACCCAGTGGCGCCCGGATCGCAATCGAGAAAATCCGTCCGGGCGACCGCGACATCCAGCCTGCGCTCGCGGATCAGCCGGCCGGCGGCGAGCGCACCCTGTATGTCGCCGCCCGGCGAGTTGACCACGACGGGCAGCCTGCGCCCGCCGACTGTGTCGAGCAGCTCGCGCAGCCTGTCGGGCGTGTTGGCAACGATCGTTCCTTCCGCCGAAATCCACTCCGGGCAATCGGGATTGCAGAGCGGGTTGCTGCCGCGAACCAGGACGAAGCGCATATCCTGCGCCTCCTTCGGCGGCGCAACCTCGACCTGCAGAGAGGCAGACGCGGGATTGGCCTCGGCGGTCGCCATCTCGACCGGCCTGGCTTCGCCGCCCGCTGGTATTTCGCGGCAGTTCACCGGCGCCGGATCGCGCCGGCACACGCTTCCCGCCGTCATGATGTCGAGCGAATCGAGACTGGTGACGAGCTTCATCTCCAGCATGTCCTCTGGCTCGATCTGCCTTATGTCACTGGCCGGCGTCGCCTTCATCACCTCCAGCACACCCTGCTCGATGCCCATTTCCCTCAAATAGGCCGAGAGCCGCTTCTCGACCGCCTTGCTCATCTCGAAGGTCTTGTAGCTGCCGGCGTTCTTGCGGCTGACGATTCTAGTGCCGAGGATCTTCTTCTTGCCGTTCACGATTTTGTAGGTGGTGCGGTAAAGCAGCTTTTCCCTGTGGTATGTCGTGGTGATCTGGTGGACGCCGAGAAAGGCCCACTCGCCGACGACGCGGCGCACGCCGCCGGAAAACATCAGCGGACAGGCCGAGTTGCACATCGCGCCGCTGTCATAGGCGATGCCGGAATACGGCGCGGCCTTGCCGTCATTGTCCCGGCAATTCTTCATCTCCGGCGAGCAGCCGGAAAACTCCGTCGTGCCTACGGCGATGTCGAGCTTGTTCTTGCGGATCATGCGGCCGAGCTGCAGCGCGGCATCGACATTGCCGCCCGGGGAATTGACGACGACCGGCAATTGCCGGCCGGCAAGCGTCTTCAGCAGGCGCCTGAGCAGGGCCGGCGTGCCGGCCTCGATGGTGCCTTCCGCAGAAATCCACTCGGGGCAGTTCGGCTCACAGCCAGGCGCGCTGCTGCGCACGACGGCAAAGCGCATCGGCGGACCAAGGTCGGGTGCCTCTTCCTTGGCTGCGGCGGTAAACGTGGCCAGCCCCACGGCAGCGGCCAAGCCCAGCCGGATCGGCCAGCGCCACCACCGAATGCTGTCTGAACGGCTTTCCCGAACCACGCTTGCAAAGCCCCCACGGGTACAACCCATACTAGTTGCAGCGATGTCGCTTGCAAACAGCTTTGAAAGGCCTGGCGCGATACTTCACCTTCGGAGCGCCGGAAACGAAAAAGGGCGGCCCGAAGACCGCCCTTTCCTTCTCGAACCGGCTGATGCCGGATCGATTATTCCTTGATGGTGACGACGATGCCGGCACCGACGGTGCGGCCGCCTTCACGGATGGCGAAGCGCAGCTTCTCTTCCATCGCGATCGGCACGATCAGCTCGACGTCGACGGTGATGTTGTCGCCGGGCATCACCATCTCGGTGCCGGCCGGCAGCGTCACGATGCCCGTCACGTCGGTCGTGCGGAAGTAGAACTGCGGACGGTAGTTGGTGAAGAACGGCGTGTGACGGCCGCCCTCGTCCTTGGTCAGGATGTAGGCCTCGGCCACGAACTTCTTGTGCGGCTTGACCGAACCCGGCTTGGCCAGAACCTGGCCGCGCTCGACGCCCTCACGGTCGACACCGCGCAGCAGCGCGCCGATGTTGTCGCCGGCCTGGCCCTGGTCGAGCAGCTTGCGGAACATCTCGACGCCCGTGCAGGTCGTCTTGGTGGTCGGACGGATGCCGACGATCTCAAGTTCCTCGCCGACCTTGACCACGCCGCGCTCGACGCGGCCGGTCACGACCGTGCCGCGGCCCGAGATCGAGAACACATCCTCGATCGGCATCAGGAACGGCTTGTCCAGCGGACGCACCGGCGTCGGGATGTAGGCATCGACCTGAGCCATCAGCTCGCGGATCGCATCCTCGCCGATGGTCTTGTTGGAATCCTCAAGCGCAGCCAGCGCCGAGCCCTTGACGATCGGAATGTCGTCGCCGGGGAACTCGTTCTTGGTCAGCAGTTCGCGAACCTCGAGCTCGACCAGCTCCAAGAGCTCGGCGTCGTCGACCTGGTCGACCTTGTTCAGGAACACCACGATCGAGGGCACGCCGACCTGACGGGCCAAAAGGATGTGCTCGCGGGTCTGCGGCATCGGGCCGTCGGCGGCCGAAACCACCAGGATCGCGCCGTCCATCTGCGCAGCACCGGTGATCATGTTCTTCACATAGTCGGCGTGGCCGGGGCAGTCGACGTGGGCATAGTGACGGTTGGCCGTCTCATACTCGACATGCGCCGTCGAGATCGTGATGCCGCGCGCCTTCTCTTCAGGCGCCGCGTCGATCTGGTCATAGCGCTTGTATTCGCCAAAATACTTCGTGATCGCCGCCGTCAGCGACGTCTTGCCATGATCGACGTGACCGATCGTGCCAATGTTCACATGCGGCTTGGTGCGCTCGAATTTACCTTTTGCCATAGTCTCTTTCCTTGGGCGGCCTTGACCTTCAGTTCAGTCGAATGCGGGGCGATTAGCGACAACGGCCGAAAAACACAAGTACCTTGTAGCCGAGCGTTCTCGCACTCGACCGAACCAATGATCCGATTACAGGGGACGTGACGCGGATATAGGGCCGCCGTGGATGAATTCAAATAGGCGGCCATCCACGTCTCGGACACCTCATCAACAGATTCCCGCGGATAGCAGCCCGATCGCCCGGAACTGGCCCATTGCCGCCGCGACATGGCTCTGATTTCTTCGGCGAATGCAGTTCATTCCGGCAAATATCCGCGGTCCCCTGTTCATGATCGTCTCGACGGGCTCCTACCTCGTCAACGACACGATGATGAAGCTCGCGACCACCGGACTGCCGCCATACGAGGTGCTCTTCCTGCGCGGCGTCGCCGCGACGCTGTGGGGTGTGCCGCTGCTCTTCATGCTGGGCTATGGCAGGCAGATCCCGCTGCTTTTCGAGCGCAAGGTGCTGCGGCGGAATCTTTGCGAGCTCGCCGCGATCCTCTGCTACGTCGTGGCCTTGGCCAACATGCAGATCGCCGATTCGACGGCGCTCGGCCAGATCACGCCGCTGCTGATGCTGGTCGGCTCCTCGATCCTGTTCGGCGAAAAGATCGGCGCCGCGCGCATGGCGCTGATCGGCCTCGGCTTTATCGGCGCTCTCATGGTGGCGCAGCCGACCATGCAAGGCATTTCCGTCTATGCCCTGCTGGCGCTCGGCAACGCGGCCCTGGCAGCGGCGCGCGACCTTGCCGGACGCAAAGTGGGCGCCGAGGTGCCAGGCATGATCGTCGCCATCTCCGCCGTCGTGGTGGTGGTGATCGGCTCAGGCATAGCGCATCTCGTCTCCGAGCAATGGACGATGCCGGAGGGTCGCCACCTCTTGCTGATCGCCGGCGCCGGCCTGTTCCTGATCTTCGGCCATTTCTTCATCTTCATGGCCTATCGCGTCGGACCGACCAGCGCGGTCGCACCCTTCTATTACTGCTTCACCGTCTGGGCGGTGATTTCCGGCCTGCTCGTGTTCGGGCAGTTTCCCAATGCGCTCGCCGTCTGCGGCATCCTGCTGGTCGTCGGCAGCGGCCTCGCCATCGTCTCGCTCGATGAAAGACGGCGGCGCCTGACCGTGGTTGCCTGAGGCATCCGATCCGCACAGCCTGGCGCCCTGCCCGCTTTCCAGCGGCGTCGGGCGGGATCGCTTGTCAATATACCGTCGCCGCGATCGCGCGCCGCGACCGGCCCAAAATCCGGCGATCGTCCGCGGCCGAACGAGCTGCGGGTTCCTGTTTCTACAGCGTGCGCTTGCCGCTGATCTGGTGGTAGGCCCAGAGCACGACGACCGAGCCGATGACGGCGACGATCAGGCTCCAGATGTTGAGGCCGGTGACGCCCGATGCGCCGAAAGCGCTGAAGATCACACCGCCGACGATTGCGCCGACGATGCCGAGCACGATGTCCATTATCATGCCTTGGCCGGTCTTGTTGACGATCTTGCTGCCGATGAAGCCGGCGATGACGCCGAGAATGATCCAGCTGATGATGCCCATCTTTTCCCTCCAATCCCCGCCATGCCAATCATTTTCATATGATTGCCAAAAGCTCAAGACAGCTTGAAATCCCCCCCGGCTGCGCCATTTTGGCGCCGGGCGGAATTGGTTGATAGGAGATCCACGATGGGCCTTTTTGACAACGCCGTTCCCGGCGGCAACATCACCAAACCGCTGATGATCGCGCTCGGCGCGCTGCTGGTCGGCAAGATGCTGAGCGGCAAGAGCGAGGAACAGCCGGCCGAACCTCAAGCTCCGGTCCCTACTCCCGCGGGTGCCGGCACCTCGGCCGACGGCGGCCTGCTCGGCGGACTGGGCGGCCTGCTCGACAAGCTGAAGGATGCCGGGCACGGCGGCGTCGCCGATTCCTGGGTCGGCACCGGCCAGAACCAGCCGATCAACGCCAACGATCTCGGCGCCGCGATCGGGCCGCAGGTCATTCGCGAGATCGCGCAGCGCACGGGCTTGAACGAGCAGGAGCTGCTGCAGCAACTCTCATCGGCGCTGCCCGGCATCGTCGACAAGCTGACGCCCAACGGCCAGATCCCGCAACAGCATCAGGTCGCCTCGGCTTTCAGCAGCTAGGACGCGGATCAAGCGAAATGCGCTGCGCGCTTCGGCGCGCGGCCTTTTCGTGGGAACGGCGATGCGGATGGAAATCTGGAGCGGGTAGCGGGAATCGAACCCGCATATTCAGCTTGGAAGGCTGCTGCTCTACCACTGAGCTATACCCGCGCCTTACACTGAAGTACCGGATTCACCCGAAAAGCGCCATGCACTTTTCGGTCCGAGACTTTTCGTTTCAGGGCTTCCGGGCCGGCAGTGGTGGAGAGGGTTGGATTCGAACCAACGTAGGCTAAGCCAACGGATTTACAGTCCGTCCCCTTTAACCACTCGGGCACCTCTCCAGTCTGCCGCCGGAGCCATGCAACGAGTCATTCACGCCGATCCGGAGCCCGAGTAGGGACTTTCTCCGAAATCAGCGATGCGCCTTATGGCGGCAAGGCCGGTGGGTGTCAACCGGCGTAGTGGCGGTTTTTCGATGATGTCCCGCATTCGTCGACACGGCCATATCCTTAGTCGGGCGGGACCGCTATAGAAGCCGCATGAGCGACAACAAAAGCAACAAGCCGGGCACCCCGAAGGACACCCACTACGCCAAGCTTCGGCGCGCGCATCGCGACCAGAAGGCCGGCGGCGCGCCGGCATTCCGGCCGCGCCAGCCGGTGCCGGCGGGCGAAGGCCCCGCCGACGGGCTGGTGCGGCTCTATGGCCTGCATACAGTGCGCGCCGCCCTCGACAACCCCCGGCGCAAGATCAGAAAGATGCTGGTGACGCGCAACGCCGCCGAGCGGCTTTCGATCGGCGAGCTTGCCGTCCTGCCCTTCAAGGCCGAGCTGGTCGAGCCCAAGGACATCGACAGGATCACCGGTTCGGACGCCGTGCACCAGGGCGTGCTCATAGAGGCGGAACCCCTTAAGCCCAAGCGTCTCGACGCGCTTGGCGACACCAAGCTGGTGCTGGTGCTCGACCAGGTGACCGACCCGCACAATGTCGGCGCGATCCTGCGCTCGGCGGTCGCCTTCGGCGCCGGCGCGCTGATCACCACGGCGCGCCACAGCCCGCAGGAATCGGGCGTATTGGCGAAATCGGCTTCCGGCGCGCTGGAGCATATCGACCAGATCGAGGTGAAGAACCTGGCCGACGCGCTCGGCCAGTTGCACGAGGCCGGCTTCCAGACGATCGGGCTCGATTCAGACGGGCCGGCCGAGCTCGAAAAGACATTCGACGGCGACAAGATCGCGCTGGTGCTTGGGGCCGAAGGCAAGGGCCTGCGCCAGAAGACGCGAGAGACGGTGACCGCGCTCGCCCGCCTCGACATGCCCGGCGCCATCCGCTCGCTCAACGTGTCGAACGCTGCGGCGGTGAGCCTCTATGCGGCGAGGAAATTCCTAGCGAATAGCGAATAGCGAATAGCGAATAGCGAATATTCGGGACACGATGCCTTCGGGCCTGCAACCTCTATTCGCTACTCCCTATTCGCTATTCGCTGCTAGGCCACTTCGTGGCCTGCCATCCGCTCCAGCGCCCTCACCAGCGCCGAGTGGTCTTCCTTCGATCCGCCATTGGCGGCACAGGAATTGAACAGCTGCTGCGTCGTCGAGGTGTTGGGCAACGCAACGCCGAGCGCCTTGGCGCCTTCGAGCGCCAAATTGAGGTCCTTCTGGTGCAATTCGATACGGAAGCCCGGCGCGAAGGTCCGCTTGATCATGCGCTCGCCATGCACTTCCAGGATGCGCGAGGCGGCGAGCCCGCCCATCAGCGCCTGCCTGACCTTCGCCGGATCGGCGCCCGCCTTTGAGGCGAAAACAAGAGCTTCGCCGACGGCTTCGATGGTGAGCGCCACCACGATCTGGTTTGCCACCTTGGTGGTCTGGCCGACACCGTTCGGCCCGACCAGCGTGATGTTCTTGCCCATCTTCTCGAACACGGGCTTGGCGCGCTCGAACGCCTTTTCCTCGCCGCCGACCATGATGGTGAGCGAGGCCGCCTTGGCGCCGACCTCGCCGCCCGACACCGGCGCGTCGAGATAGTCGCAGCCGAGATCGTTGATCTTCTTGGCGAATTCCTTGGTCTCGATCGGCGAGATCGAGCTCATGTCGATGACGAGCTTGCCCTTGGACAGACCTGAAGCGACGCCATTCTCGCCGAAGAGCACGTCGGCGACCTGCGGCGTATCCGGAACCATGGTGATGATGATGTCGGCGGCCTTGGCCACCGCGTCATTGCCGCGGACCGTTTTCAGCCCCTTGGCGACGAGATCGGCCGGTGGCTTGGAGCGATGGTCGCTGGCGACGACCGGATAGCCTGCGTCGAGCAGATGCCCCGCCATCGGCGCGCCCATGATGCCCAGCCCGATGAAGCCGATGGTTTCCATTGTCTTGCTCCCTAGACGTCTTTCTTCAAATGTATCGACGGGTTGGCGCCGCCCCTCATCCGCCTGCCGGCACCTTCTCCCCGTGTAGTGACGGGGAGAAGGGAGCGCTCCAGCGCCGGCGCCCCCCTCTCCCCGTTCTTCACGGGGAGAGGGTAAGGGTGAGGGGCAAGCGCCGACGCTTCACAATTCCTGGCACCTAAGCCGCCGCACTCCCCTGCCCGGCGAATTCCCGGAACCAGCCGAGTCCTGCCTCCGTGCCGGCCTTCGGCTTGTATTCGGCGCCGATCCAGCCGGAATAGCCGAGACGGTCGATGTGCTCGTAGAGGAAGGGATAGTTGATCTCGCCCGTCCCCGGCTCGTGACGGCCGGGATTGTCCGCAAGCTGGATATGCGCGATGCGGCCGAGGTTCGCCTCGATGGTACGGGCGAGATCCCCCTCCATGATCTGCATGTGGTAGATGTCGTATTGCAGGAACACGTTCTTCGAGCCGATGCGGTCGATCAGCGCCAGCGCCTGGTGCGTGTGGTTCAGGAAGAAGCCCGGAATGTCGCGGGTATTGATCGGCTCGATCAGCAGCCTGATGCCGGCCTGCTCCAGCTTCTCGGCCGCGAAGGCGAGGTTCTCGGCAAAGACGTTTTCCAGCACGGTGCGATCGGCGCCCTGCGGCGCGATGCCGGCAAGGCAGTTGATCTGCTCGCAGCCCAGCGCGTGGGCGTAAGCGATCGCCTTGGCGACACCCTGGCGGAATTCCGGCACGCGGTCGGGCAGCGCGGCGATGCCGCGCTCGCCCTTCGCCCAGTCGCCGACCGGCAGGTTGAAGAGGACTTGGCTGAGGCCGTTCTTCTTCAGGCGCGCGGCAACGACATCGGGCGCATGGTCGTAGGGGCCGATATATTCGATGCCCTTGAAGCCGGCGCGGGCTACCGCATCGAAGCGATCGAGGAATTCATGCTCGCCGAAGAGCATCGACAGATTGGCTGAAAAACGCGGCATTCTTTTTCTCCTTCTTTCCGCTATGCCCTAGTCCAGCATCACAATGGCCGTGGGGGCATCCTCGTGGCTCTCGGCAAGCTCCTCGAATTCGGTGATCTTGTCGATTTCCGTGCCCATGGAAATGTTGGTGACGCGCTCGAGGATGAATTCGAGAACGACCGGAACCTGATGCTCCTTCATCAGCCGCTCAGCCTCCTTGAACGCGCCCGCGAACTCTTCCGGCTTGCGCACGCGGACAGCCTTGCAGCCCATCGCCTCGGCGACGGCGACATGGTCGACACCGTAGCCGGCCTCGGGATCGTCGGCGCGGTTGACGTTCTCGAAGGCGAGGCTCACCTCGTAATCCATCGAGAAGCCGCGCTGCGCCTGGCGGATCAGGCCGAGATAGGCGTTGTTCACGACGACATGGATGTAAGGCAGCTTGTGCTGCGCGCCGACCGCCAGTTCCTCGATCATGAATTGGAAGTCGTAGTCGCCGGAAAGCGCCACGATATTCCGATCCGGATCGGCGGCGCGCACGCCGAGTGCGGCCGGCAGCGTCCAGCCGAGCGGGCCGGCCTGGCCGCAATTGATCCAGTTGCGCGGCTTATAGACATGCAGGAACTGCGCGCCGGCGATCTGCGAAAGGCCGATCGTGGTGACATAGGTGGTGTCGCGGGCAAAAGCCTTGTTCATCTCTTCATAGACGCGCTGCGGCTTCAGCGGCACCTGCTCGAAATGCGTCTTGCGCTTCATCGTCTTCTTGCGCTGCTGGCATTCCTTGGCCCAGCCCGACCAGTCGCGCAGCTTGCCGGCCATCCGCCATTCGGTGGCGACATCGAGCAGCATCTTCAGCGCCGCGCCCGCATCCGAGACGATGCCGAGGTCCGGCGCGAAGACGCGGCCTATTTGAGTGGGCTCGATGTCGACATGGACGAATTTCTTGCCCTTGGTGTAGACGTCGACCGAGCCGGTGTGGCGGTTGGCCCAGCGGTTGCCGATGCCGAAGACGAAATCGGCTTCAAGCATCGTCGCGTTGCCGTAGCGATGCGAGGTCTGCAGGCCGCACATGCCGGCCATCAGCCGGTGGTCGTCGGGGATCGAACCCCAACCCATCAGCGTCGGGATGACCGGCACGCCGGTGACTTCGGCGAACTCGATCAGCAAGTCGGAAGCATCGGCGTTGACGATGCCGCCGCCGGCGACGATCAGCGGCTTTTCCGCCTGGTTGAGCATCGCCAGCGCCTTCTCGGCCTGGGCGCGCGTCATCGCCGGCTTGAACGGAGCGAGCGGCTCGTAGGCGTCGATGTCGAATTCGATCTCTGCGAGCTGCACGTCGACCGGCAGGTCGATCAGCACCGGGCCCGGCCGCGAGGAGCGCATCAGGTGGAACGCCTTCTGCAGCGCCATCGGCACCAGATAGGGTTCCATGACCGTGACCGCCCATTTGGCGACGGGCGCTGCGATCGCCGCGATGTCGACGGCCTGGAAATCCTCCTTGTTGAGGCGCGCGCGGGGAGCTTGGCCAGT from Mesorhizobium sp. M1E.F.Ca.ET.045.02.1.1 includes the following:
- a CDS encoding alpha/beta hydrolase translates to MSRKAAYPFASGAVLNVAPENFRKGDVMRAMQTLILSATATAMLFLAGPTNAGVQGKDQGSIRADSMTGIPAGFRSQFADVNGVRIHYVIGGKGSPILLIHGWPEDWHEWRKMMPLLATKHTVIAVDLRGFGESQIASTGYDRKTLAEDLFQLMTRLDYLRATVVGHDWGGPVAYAYAAIHRDAVDKLIVAEGAPDGPWTTKQFAPLLHNPLWFFGFFEIPDFAEKVLAGHEKEFLDWFYRNRGFHIVPGSFSEAVITYYENSYARPGRLATSLQLYRTIDRDIADNTELSRTPLTIPVLAIGAKYGLGSMVAESMRQVARSVTPVLMENTGHFIPDERPEALSHIIEAFLGSSTAPEDWSPN
- a CDS encoding LysR family transcriptional regulator — its product is MDIKGIDLNLLVSLDVLLKERNVTHAAARLNLSQPALSAQLSRLRQAFEDPLLIPADNGRGMDPTALALELVEPLHTALKDLEVLVRRRPRFDALNDIRDFRIATTDNGVVVIGLPLLRRLQTEAGSGIRLAFRLLDSTGSTEQVDRDDIDLLIAPPSMVPSMLKSRRLYDETYSMVQRKFHPRGNRRPDLDAYCALDHILVSLDGGGFEGRVDKVLAETDRSRRVVLSMPSFTLVPPVLRTTDYVCTMPTRFVRTLDDDCECFELPFLVPGFAMHMAWYARHHHDPANLWLRQQVLGTAQGAEAP
- a CDS encoding metal-dependent hydrolase, translated to MLIAHLPSGYILGRLARRRWREVPGIVTAAMLGSVVPDIDMLYFHLIDGGRTHHHAYITHWPLFWVVIGSASLSVGRLLGLPHLPSIAAFFAGAMLHMALDTVASPIMWLAPFSRHPFELVAIPASYGNWVLSFVLHWTFGLELVICTWALWLGWPRPPLPVDTPQKGT
- a CDS encoding group II truncated hemoglobin; this encodes MREDVPTLFEWAGGAEALNRLTRTFYDKVGRDPIVGPVFKHMSPDHPAHVAAFIGEVFGGPKTYSEKHGGHREMVMHHLGKHLTEEQRRRWINLLADAADEVGLPDDPEFRSAFMGYVEWGSRLAKMNSNLGETCDPETEPMPAWGWGVPGGPYKPPVGKS
- the tuf gene encoding elongation factor Tu; the encoded protein is MAKGKFERTKPHVNIGTIGHVDHGKTSLTAAITKYFGEYKRYDQIDAAPEEKARGITISTAHVEYETANRHYAHVDCPGHADYVKNMITGAAQMDGAILVVSAADGPMPQTREHILLARQVGVPSIVVFLNKVDQVDDAELLELVELEVRELLTKNEFPGDDIPIVKGSALAALEDSNKTIGEDAIRELMAQVDAYIPTPVRPLDKPFLMPIEDVFSISGRGTVVTGRVERGVVKVGEELEIVGIRPTTKTTCTGVEMFRKLLDQGQAGDNIGALLRGVDREGVERGQVLAKPGSVKPHKKFVAEAYILTKDEGGRHTPFFTNYRPQFYFRTTDVTGIVTLPAGTEMVMPGDNITVDVELIVPIAMEEKLRFAIREGGRTVGAGIVVTIKE
- a CDS encoding DMT family transporter, translated to MQFIPANIRGPLFMIVSTGSYLVNDTMMKLATTGLPPYEVLFLRGVAATLWGVPLLFMLGYGRQIPLLFERKVLRRNLCELAAILCYVVALANMQIADSTALGQITPLLMLVGSSILFGEKIGAARMALIGLGFIGALMVAQPTMQGISVYALLALGNAALAAARDLAGRKVGAEVPGMIVAISAVVVVVIGSGIAHLVSEQWTMPEGRHLLLIAGAGLFLIFGHFFIFMAYRVGPTSAVAPFYYCFTVWAVISGLLVFGQFPNALAVCGILLVVGSGLAIVSLDERRRRLTVVA
- a CDS encoding GlsB/YeaQ/YmgE family stress response membrane protein, translated to MGIISWIILGVIAGFIGSKIVNKTGQGMIMDIVLGIVGAIVGGVIFSAFGASGVTGLNIWSLIVAVIGSVVVLWAYHQISGKRTL
- a CDS encoding YidB family protein → MGLFDNAVPGGNITKPLMIALGALLVGKMLSGKSEEQPAEPQAPVPTPAGAGTSADGGLLGGLGGLLDKLKDAGHGGVADSWVGTGQNQPINANDLGAAIGPQVIREIAQRTGLNEQELLQQLSSALPGIVDKLTPNGQIPQQHQVASAFSS